GTTTTTCTGTGTAAAGGCTCCAAAGGAACCCACTTATTCAGGAAAACCGAAGCCTGTAGGCGAAGCGTCAAAAATACAAGGTATATGTTTGATTATAGATATAGGAAGTAACCTTTTTTAAGGACTCGGCTTTTTCATAAACCAATACCAAGATTCAGGTATTTACTCATGTTTTTGGAAAGGATTTTTTATAAGTTTTCTTTTTTAGGCCTTTATTATCACTAGTACTAAGTATTGGTTATGGCGCACAGAAACAGTAATTTAGATGCCTTGATGTGATGAAAACTTAACTAGCTTGTTATATAAATTTTAGTATATTTGACAAGTGATTTAACAGCGATATGAGCTCTTCTGAGAATGATTTCTGTAAAGTGTCTTTAGACAATTCAAGGCAGGTGGCTACCTTGTTTTGGAAAAGAGAGGTAAAACTCCTTGAGTTTCAGGACGGGTGCCGACAGCTGGCTTCTTTGTTCATCAACCACAACATAAGCCGGTGTTTGATTGAATCTACTAACAGGGGTAGCTTGTCTATGGAAGCCGAGGATTGGCTAAACACGCTACGCTCCAGTGTGGCCCTGCAGGCCAACCATCTGCAGGTAGCCCTGGTCATGTCTGATGAGCGGTACCAAAACCTGATCTATGATTACTCTTTAAGCCACACGCAGCCGCTGGACTTGCCTATCCATTTCAATTATTTTACCTGCATTGAGGATGCCATGGACTGGCTCCTACATGAACAGCCTTCCCAGGCAACGGCGTAACCACCTCTTTTAACTTTCCTTTTTATTCCTTTCCTGCTTTCAGAAACCCGTTTAAAAGCTTAATTATCATTAATAAGCGCGAGCCTCATTGGCGATATCGTCCGCTGGTGTCTGCACGCAAGTTTGGTTTTGGCTTTAACCTCTTTTCCTTCTTTTCAATCTTTTCCTTCTCTCTGTCATCCTGTAAGGATCTCGGTAGCGACCGGTAAAGACATGGATAACACGCTACTGCTCTTCGCCCACAAGGTCCTTTCAGGATGACAAAAGAAAATTAAGGAGCCTTTGAGGACAAAAGAAAAAGAAGGCTTCGAAGTACTCAGGTTGCCTGCGGACGCTCATTGAGGCTTGCTCCATTCCAGAGCCTTAGAATTGCCTTTACAAAAAGAGCGCGTGCCTGGTACAGGCACGCGCTCTTTTTAAATTAAAGCTGGCTTTATATTAGTTGTTGACAGAGATAAGCTCTACGTCAAAAATAAGGGCGGCATTGGGTCCAATATCCGCTCCGGCGCCACGGGGACCGTAGGCCAGGTTACTTGGGATGAACAGGCGCCATTTGTCGCCTTCTTTCATAAGTTGCAAGGCTTCCGTCCAGCCGGCAATTACCCCATTTACCGGGAAAGTGGCCGGCTCGCCGCGCTCATACGAAGAGTCAAACACGGTTCCGTCAATAAGGGTGCCGTGGTAGTGGGTGGTCACGTGGGAGGTCTTGGTAGGTGTTTTACCCGAGCCGCTTTCCAACACTTCATATTGCAAGCCGCTAGGCAGGGTTTTAACGCCTTCCTTAGCTTTGTTGCTTTCTAAGAAGGCCTCGCCCTCTTTTTTGTTTTGCTCACCACTAACCCCGGCAGAGGCCTGCTGTTTCTCCTGCATCTGCATCTGCAACTGCATCATAACCGACTGAATCTCGTCCTGGTCCAGTTTGGAAGGTGAGCCTTTCAAGGCTTCGGTCAGGCCAAATAATAGAGCCTGGGGCTCAATTTCAATTCCTTGTTTGGCGAAGTTGGCAGCCATATCTCTACCAATAATGTAGCTGATCTTCTGTGTGAGGTCTTTTAATTCCATAGTTTAATATTTTGCTAAAGGTACGGTTTCTATTTGGAAAGGTATAAAAGTAAACAGGAGGCCTTCCGTTAGGAGGGCCTCCTGCTGTTATATAAAAAGGGAGGTTACAGGTAAATCACCGGTTCTTCATCAGATAAATCTAAGGAGATTTTCTCCTCAAAGAACCACTTTGAAACCAGGAAATAGAGCACCCCAATGGCAAAAATAGAAGAGATAGTAGAGATGGTTTTCATGGCTTTCTGCTTTAATGGTTTTATACTATAAACGAAAATCATATGACTAGGTTTATAAGCTTGGGCAATGGTCTAGATGTATAAGTGGTTTAAATTTTAAGTATAAGTAGTTGTCTTAAAAGTGCTTGAGGCGGTTATTGAAAGTAGTTGTGAAGGTAAGACTTTGTGAATTTAACTTTTCCCTTTGGTACCCTTGATCTCAACCCCCTCCTTATTTAATCCCCTAGCACCATGCGTACAAGGCATAGGATGCGAGATCGCTTTTGAAGAAAAAGTGAAAACCGCTAAAGTTTGCTACTGCCATTAAAAAAGGGAGCCGGTAACTACCGGCTCCCTTTTTTCATTCCAAAGACTCAGAACTCACTAGATTACATATTGCGGCGATATTGGCCACCTACTGAGAACAGCGCGTTGGTGATTTGGCCCAGAGAGCAATACTTAGAGGCTTCCATCAGTTCCTCAAAGATGTTGCCGTTCTGTACCGCCACTTCTTGCAGGCGTTTCAGATGCGCGGGAGCAGTTTCCGCAAAGCGGGCGTGCAGTTCTTGTAGCATGGTGATCTGGTATTGCTTTTCCTCCTCGGTCGCCCTGATCACCTCAGAAGGTAACACGGTAGGAGAACCGGTGCTGCTCAGGAAGGTGTTCACGCCAATGATAGGGTATTCGCCGGTGTGCTTAAGTGTCTCATAGTACAGGCTTTCTTCCTGGATCTTGCCACGCTGGTACATGGTCTCCATGGCGCCCAACACGCCACCACGTTCGGTGATGCGGTCAAACTCCAGCAATACTGCTTCCTCTACCAGATCGGTCAGTTCTTCAATGATAAACGAGCCTTGCAGCGGGTTCTCATTCTTAGCCAGTCCTAGTTCGCGGTTGATGATCAACTGAATAGCCATGGCACGGCGCACCGAGGCTTCGGTAGGCGTGGTAATGGCCTCATCATAGGCATTGGTGTGTAGCGAGTTACAGTTGTCGTAGATCGCGTACAGCGCCTGCAGCGTGGTCCGGATATCGTTGAAGTCAATCTCCTGCGCGTGCAGGGAGCGGCCCGAGGTCTGGATATGGTATTTCAACATCTGCGAGCGGGCGTTGGCGCCGTACTTCAGTTTCATGGCCTTGGCCCAGATTCTTCTGGCCACGCGGCCAATCACCGCATACTCTGGGTCAATGCCGTTGGAGAAGAAGAAGCTCAGGTTAGTCGCAAAGGCGTTAATGTCCATGCCGCGGCTCACGTAGTACTCCACAAACGTGAAGCCGTTGGCCAGCGTGAAGGCCAGCTGCGAGATAGGGTTGGCGCCCGCCTCCGCAATGTGGTAGCCCGAGATGGACACCGAGTAGAAGTTCCGGACGTTGTGGTCAATGAAGTACTGCTGCACGTCTCCCATTAGGCGTAGCGCGAACTCCGTACTGAAGATACAGGTGTTCTGCGCCTGGTCTTCTTTCAGGATATCGGCTTGCACCGTTCCGCGGACCGAGGCCAGCGTGCGCTCTTTGATCTGCGCATACAAGTCTGCCGGTAGCACCTGGTCACCTGTCACGCCCAGGAGCATGAGGCCTAGGCCGTCGTTGCCGTCTGGCAGTGGTCCCTGGTAGGTAGGGCGTTTTTGGCCTATTTTTTGGAAAATAGCCTCAATCCGCTGGTTTACTTCCTCCTCCAGACCGTTCTCTTTGATGTAGAGTTCACACTGCTGGTCAATGGCGGCGTTCATGAAGAAGCCCGTGAGCATGGCGGCCGGACCGTTAATGGTCATGGACACCGAGGTCATGGGGTGAGCCAGGTTGAAGCCCGAGTAGAGTTTCTTGGCATCGTCCAGACATGCAATGCTTACTCCGGAGTTACCAATCTTTCCGTAGATATCCGGGCGGAGATCTGGGTCCTCACCATATAAAGTAACGGAGTCAAAGGCGGTGGATAAACGCTTGGCTGGCAATCCTTTACTAACGTAGTGGAAACGACGGTTAGTGCGCTCTGGCCCGCCTTCACCAGCGAACATACGGGTGGGGTCTTCGCCTTCGCGCTTGAACGGGAATACACCGGCGGTGTAGGGGAACTCGCCCGGCACGTTCTCCTGCAGGTTCCATTTGAGCAAGTCGCCCCAGGCCTCATAGCGGGGCGTGGCAATCTTGGGAATCTGTAACTGGGAAAGGCTGGTGGTGTGGGTGGCAATCTTCAGGACCTTGTCCCTCACCTTGAACTCATAGAACTCGTTTTTGTAGCTCTGGCGTTTCTCGGGCCAGCCTTCCAGCAGTTTCTTGTTCTGCCCGTCCAAGCGCAGGGCGGTTTCCTCGTAGGCGTATTCCAGGCCTTTGATCAGGCGGTCCTTGTCCTCTACCTCAATAGCCTGAATGGCTTCAATGGATTGCCGGATGCCGTACAGTTTCTGAGCCACGCTGGCCTGATCCAGTACCCATTTATCATAGGCGCGGTTGTTCTCCGAGATCTCAGAAAGGTAGCGCGTGCGGGCAGGAGGGATGATGTAGACTTTCTCAGACATCTCACCGCTGGTGCTCAGGTTGGAGGCAAAGGCCACGCCGGTTTTCTCAGAGATCTTGGCAATCACGGCCTTGTACAGGCGGTTCATGCCTGGGTCATTGAACTGCGAGGCAATGGTCCCGAACACTGGGATGTCATCATCGTTCACGTCCCAGAGCTGATGGTTGCGCTTGTATTGTTTCTTGACATCGCGTAGCGCATCCAGGGCCCCGCGCTTGTCAAATTTGTTGAGGGCGATGATATCCGCAAAATCCAGCATGTCAATCTTCTCCAGCTGGGTGGCGGCGCCGTACTCTGGCGTCATCACGTACAGGCTGGCGTCTGAATGCTCAATGATCTCGGTGTCTGACTGGCCAATGCCCGAGGTCTCCAGAATGATCAGGTCAAACTGGGCGGCCTTCACAATGTCCACGGCGTCCTGAACATATTTGCTCAAAGCCAGGTTGCTCTGGCGGGTAGCCAACGAACGCATGTACACTCGGCTGTTGCTGATGGCGTTCATCCGGATCCTATCACCTAGCAAGGCCCCGCCGGTTTTGCGCTTAGACGGGTCCACAGAGATAATGGCGATAGTCTTTTCCGGAAAATCGGCCAGGAACCGGCGCACCAGTTCATCTACCAACGATGATTTACCGGCCCCGCCGGTACCAGTGATACCCAGCACCGGGGGTAGCAATTTGCTGGTTGTTTGATTCCAGGGAATCTACTCCGGCCAGCAGTTGCTCTTTTACCTTGGCATATTCCTCCGGGAAGTTCTCGGCGGCGGAGATAAGGCGGGCAATGGACTTAATGTCTTTTTCTTTCAGGTGTTTCACCTCACCGTTCAGGTTCTGTCCGGTAGGGAAGTCGCATTTCTGCAGCATGTCATTGATCATGCCCTGCAGGCCCATGGCGCGCCCATCGTCTGGCGAATAGATGCGGGCAATGCCGTAGCCGTGCAGTTCCTCAATCTCAGAGGGGAGGATCACACCGCCACCGCCGCCAAAGATGCGGATATGGCCGCAGCCGCGCTCTTCCAGCAGGTCATGCATGTACTTGAAGTACTCCAGGTGACCGCCTTGGTAAGAAGTGAGGGCAATGGCTTGGGCATCTTCCTGAATGGCGCAGTCCACGATCTCCTGCACGGAGCGGTTGTGGCCCAGGTGAATCACCTCAGCCCCAGAGGCCTGGATGATACGGCGCATAATATTGATGGCCGCGTCATGGCCGTCAAACAAAGATGCCGCCGTGACAATGCGGATATGGTTAACCGGTTTGTAAGGTTGTACAGAAGTAACTGACATTTGTTAGGTAGCTGGTGAACGTTATGCGAAAGTACGAATTTTCCAGTAGAACCGTAGAAGGGCCTGCTTTCCCAGAAGGAAAGGCAGATTGCTGCCAAGATGAGTAATTTTTGCCTGTTTTCGGGAAAACGGCCACTAAACGGGAATTGTTCATTTACACACCTCCCGCCACTCCTTATTTACGTAGTTTTGGGCAAGAACCCGCTCTCTATGGATATCTTACCGGCCCTGCCTTTCATTCCCATTCTAGAAATAATAGGAACCTTTGTCTTCGCGATCAGCGGTACGCTCACTGCCGCCGACAAGAAGCTGGACCCCTTTGGCGCCGGGGTCATTGCCTTTGTGACCGCCCTGGGCGGAGGTACCCTGCGCGATCTGCTCTTGAACCTACGGCCCGTCTGGATTCAGGAAGAGCATTTATTGATTACGGTGTTGGCCTCAGTGGTGGTGGCGGTGCTGTTCCGGCGGAAAATTGTAAAGTTTAGGCGCACCATGTTTTTATTTGATACGGCCGGGATTGCTTTGTTTACCGTGCTAGGCATGGAGAAGGCCTTGCGGGTAGGGGTGTCGCCGCTGATTGCCCTGGTGATGGGCGTGGTGACGGCGGTATTTGGCGGCGTAGTGCGGGATATCCTTTGCAATGAGATCCCGCTTATTTTCCGGAAAGAGATTTACGCCACGGCCTGTCTGGCGGGCGGCGGCACCTACCTGCTCATGCGCCTGGCACCGGTTCCTGCGGGAATTCCCATGGGAGTGGCCATCTTAATCATTATTCTGGTCAGGCTGCTGGCGGTCAAATTCAAATGGTCCTTCCCCAACCTGAATCCTTAATGAGTGAGTGAGTGAGTGAGTGAGTGAGTGAGTGAGTGAGTGAGTGAGTGGCGTTTTGAAGCTGTTTTTGGGAAAAAGGGCCTAAAACGGAAATTGGAAGGACGGTAGGTGGAAGTTGTTTAGGTAGTGCCTACTTCCTTCAGAATTTGTGATTTGATTTGCCCCATACTATACCAGGGCTACAAAGTGGAGGGTTTACCCCAACCAAATAGCTATAAAAAACCAACCTTCTGACAAGCCGAATTCTTTTGACTAATGGCAGGTTCCTTCATTTTATGGCGCAACCGTAGCAGCGTTCAAAAAAGAAAGTAGACCGTAGATTGGTACCGGAATTCTTTATGCCAGAAGGTTGGTACTCTGATAGGCTATTCTAAAATCTTCACAGCTACCGGATCCAGGCGGTTGCCTTCTTTTACTACTTCTACTTCTACCTTGCCACCTTCTTTCAGTTGGTCAAAGGCCACCGCCTCGCCGTTGCGGGTAAGCGTGGTGGTTTCTGTGAAATACAGCTCTAATACTTTATCATCATTGGTTTTTACGTAGATCTCAGACTTGTCTGCTTCTACTTCCTTAATGGTGCCTTGGTAGGTGCCAGACTCTACTACATCTGTTTTATCTCCGCAGCCATAGAAAAAAGGCGCTACCGCAAATAAGGCGGGCAGGAACATTTTCGTGATTTTCATGAGCAGTTTTATTTTGTTAGTGAAAAGTTAAATATAGGTTTTATTTACTATTTTATGGTAGATACCCTCGTCTTTACAGCTTGAACTGCAGCGTGACGTAGTAATTGCGGGCGTCTGAAGGGATTATTCCCGGGCCCGGGTAGGCCGTGGCCCGGCGGGTGAAGTAGCGGTTATCTGTGAGGTTATTAAGGCCGGTTTCCAGGGTGAAACGCTTATAAGTGTAGCTGCCAGACAGATCCATGACCCAGTAAGCGGGTATTTTCCCGAAGACGGCGGTGGGTTCACTAATGCTGTTGGAGGCGTCTGTGTATTGCTCAGAGGTGTAGGCATATTGGTAGGAGAGCTTGAAATTCCCCTTCTTAAAGGAGGTTCCTGTTTTGGCGATAACAGCCGGCGCCAGCTCTACTTTTTTGCCTTTGAAGATTTCCTCTTCTATCAGGTAATCGGCGTCTACCAGGGTCAGGTTGGAGAATACAGAGAGGCTGGTTTTGTGCTCTTTTCCGAAAAACAGCTTCAAAACGTCGGCCTCCACAAATGTTTCCACGCCCCGGTTTCTGGACTTGCCTATGTTGGTGCGCAGGAGGTAATTGGTATACAAAACCTCATCTTTCTGCGGCCTTAGGCCAATGCGGTTGTCATACACCAGGTTGAAGAGGCTGATGTCAAAGTTCACTACTTCGGCAATGCCGCCGCGGGTGCCCAGGTCCAGGCTGTAGCCTTTCTCATCTTGCAGGTTCTGGTCAATTCTGATGTTGGCGTTCACAATGCGCATGTCATTGAAGTTGATGGCGCGGTAATTCTGGGAGAAATTTCCGTAGACTTCCAGCTGGTCAGAGGGCTTAAAGCTAATCCCCAACCCGAAGAGGACTAGACCCCGGGTATTGAGGCGATTTTCCTGCACCCGTTCCTCTAGTAAGATGTTGCCTGCTTGGTCACGGTTCTCCACGTCATACCTTCCCTGGGCCCGGGTCCTGATCCACTCATAGCGGAGGCCCGGGGTGACGCTTAATTTTGACGTGATGTTGAAGATGTTCTCCGTGAACACCGCCAGGTTACGGCTGGGGTAGTCATAGTCTGAAAGGCTGGGGTTGCCGTTGTCTGGGTAATACCTGAAATCCGGGCCTGACCCGGCAGAGCCATTGCCCTGTTTCTGGTCTGTAAAGCCATGGTAGTAGCGGGTTCCCACCAAAAAAGTGGAGGAATGGCCCAAAAGGGTATACCTGTGAATCAGGCGGGTCTCGTTCCCGAAGTTCCTGAATTTGTCCTTCAGCAGCAGACGTTCCCCCATAGGGTCGGGCCGGTTGATTTTCTCCAGGTAACCCAGGGCCTTGCGTTCGGCCACCAACCCGAAGTTGCGCACGTTCAGCTTGGTACGCTCGCCTAGCCGGTAGTCCAGTGACAGCGAAAGCAGGTTCCAATTCACAGCAAACCAGTTGCGGTCACGCACCGACTGGCGCGGGTCTGCCGCAAAGGCCGCGTCAGTGAGGCCACCTGGCTGCTGAGCCAGATAGTCCATGTAGGTGTAATCCAGCTTCACCTCAAGTTTTTCTGAGGGCTGGTAATGGAGGCTTCCGAACGCGGTGTGCACGTTAAAACCGGAGTTAGGCCGCCAACCGTCGCCGCGCTTGTATTGGTAGAACCCGTAAAAATGGAACTGGCCTTTTTGGGCCGCCACGCTGTTGAAAGAGCTGAACAACCCAAAGGAGCCACCGGTCTGGCGGCTCACCAGCTCAAAGGACTTTTCTTCTGGGGCTTCTTTCATCACAAAGTTGAGCATGCCGCCAAATTGAGTACCATACTGCAGAGAGGCTGCTCCCCGTACCACTTCAATGCGGTCCAGGGCCTCGGTAGGAGGGGTGTAGTAACTTTCGGGGTAGCCCAGGGCATCGGCACTGATGTCATAGCCATTCTGGCGGGTATTGAAGTTGGAGGTACGGTTAGGGCTCAAGCCCCGGCCACCAATACCCAGCTGCAGGCCGGCCCCGTCGCTTTCCCAGATGTTGAGTCCGGCCACCTTGGCAAATACCTGCCGGCTGTTGTTGGTGGCCAGGTTACCGGTCACATCGCGCATATTGATCACCTCGGTTTTCTTGGCCTCATAAATGGCAGTGCCTTCAGTGGACCGCAGGCGTGACACCCCCAGGTCTTTAGCCCTTTCTGAGTTTACCTTAACCTCTCCAATAGTGCCTTCCAGGGGCTTGAGCGCGAATTCCAGGGTAACATCTGCGTTGGTGATGGTGATTTCCTGGGTTTGGGTGGTCAGGCCCAGGCTGAAGGCGGTGAGGGTATAAGTGCCGGCCTTTAGGTTCTTGATCTGGTAATTTCCTTTTCTATCGGCTTTGGCAAAAGTGCCGTTGTTCACCAACAGCACCTCGGCCTCTGCCGGGGCCTGGTTGGTGGCAGTGTTGGTGATGGAGCCTGTAATGGAATAGGTCTGTGCCAGCGTTAACTGTAGGCTGCCTATCAGGAAAAGGAAGGTAAGGAGTAGGCGCATGTTATTTGGTTTGGCCTGCAGCGGTAGGCTGCGGCGCTTTTTCTGCAAAAGGTAAAATCCAAGGTTTGTGCCGGAAGCTCTCCTGGGCGTTGGCCAGGTTAAACTGCGGGTCAATAAGCAGGCGGCTGCCCCGTCCGTTCATGGCCACGTAAGCCTCAGCGCGAACCTGCGGGTTGGGTAGGCCTTTGGCTTTGAAGGCATCGCGCAGCAGGTGGGCATATTGCAGGAGCATGTCTGGTTGGGTGGCCACCATTTTTTCCTGGTTCACGGTAAGGTAATCACGGTTATTGATTTCGGTTTCCTGGCCGGTGCGTGGGTCCCGCACATAAAAGAAGGCCGTTCCGGTCTTTTCCATGAGCATCACGCGCCACGAAAAGCGGTAGCCCTGCTCGGTCCAGAACAGGTTGTCTGGGTACAGCAGAAAGCGCCACGGCACCAAAACCTGCACTACAAAATGCAGGGCCAGAAACCCCATGACCAAGCCAGGAATAGGTTTAGAGTACGGAACCGGAGCCGATGCAAAGACAGGTTTGCTGCGGGCCAAACCGCGGAGGAACTGCAATACCTTTTCATGGAAATCTGCCGAGAAGAAGACCAGCGTGCTCATCATCATGATGTAAGGGAACATGCCAATCTGGAACAGCACCGCCGTGAGCACATGAAAGACCACCACCGTGACATACGCCAGCGGCCGGCTCTTGCGCCAGCTCAGAAAGAAGGGAATGGTCAAGTCATAGAATGCCCCAAACCAGCAGAACAGATAAGCCACCCAGAGCTTATCCAACAAGGGCCCAATAAGGGGCAGGTGCGTGTGGGCTGGAAGCCAGTACCGTAACGGCATAGCTTCCAGCAGCCAGTCTGGGTTCAGTTTGGCCACGCCGGCAAAAAAATATACCATGCCCAGTTGCAGCTGGAAGATCAAGATAGTCCATCGGGGCACCTGCTTTACCCAAAGCGAAGGATTCCGGAGAACATCCAGGGAGAAATGCCGGTGCGCCGGTACCATGATCATTAAAAGGGCCACCACGCTCACAAAGTAGTAGTGGTTGAGGTAATTGGTTTTGTCTATGAGCTCCACATATGTGAAGCTGAGGAAAAACAATACCGCCGACCACCGGTAAAAAAGGCCCAGCAGAATGCCCAGGGCGGAAAGCGCCATCAAAATAAAAAGAAGGTGCATGCCGGTCTGGCCCAGGGGTTTTACCCATTCAAAACCATAGAACGGGAAGTAATACTTAGGGGTCACATACAGTTCCTGCACCCAGCCTTTGGCCATGAACCGCACAATACTGCCCAGCATCATCATCCCGAAGATAATGCGGAAAACCGCCAGCGGGGCGGCGGAAACCGGGGCAGAAAGGGTGGTTCTCAGATTGCGCAGCATAAAGACTGGTAAGGTTTAGTCGCCGTCGTTGTCAGTGTAAGTGATGGTCACCCCTAAGGCGGCAGGAAGGTCCGTTTTGGTGAGGATGATCAATTTTTGCAACTCTTCATACAGTTTGTTTACCGCCGGCAGATTGCTGTTCACCGCCTGGTCCAGTGGGGCCGGAACGGCAGCTAGGGCCGTGAGCGCCGCATTGAACTGTTGGTTAATGACTTCCGCCAGCGTGAGCCCGTTGTATTTTTTGGCGGCGTCTACGTGGTTCAGGTAATCATCCAGGCCGGGTCCGTTCACGCCAGCGGCCGTTTGGCCCAGGAAAATAGCCTTTTGGGCATTAAGGTTACGCTCCAGCAAAGCCAGGGAGGTATGGCTGTAATAGGCTTCCACGCGTTCAGGCTGCGGGGTGCCCGCGGTAAACTTACCGGCCGGAATTCCCACTTTGGTGCGCTTAGAAAGGTCTATCTCAAAGTTAAACTGGTTCACCAGGTTGCCCACCGCGCTGCCTACGGCAGTTCCACCTGACTCTTTGAAGTTCTTGGCATAGGAACCGGTAGTCCAGCCGGTGTAGGTAACATCTGCCGCTTGTTTTACCAGGGTGGTAAGGTCTTGCAAGTATTTTTTGCGGTTGGCAGCGTTGGTAGCAGTGGTGTATTGGTCTACAACAGCTGCTTCACTGGCCTGGCCATACAGCAGGTAATCCAGGGCCGGGAATCCTTTGGCAGATAAATTGGCCGTGGTCTGCAGGTTGTAGCTGCCGGCGCTGATGTTGCTTTCTATCTGGCTGGTGGTGGTAGGGAAGATGTTTAGGTTGGTGCGCAGCATCTGCTCATCGGCGGGGCCGAATTCATAGAGGCTTACTTCCTGCCAGGCTTGGTAAGCTTCCTGGTACTCTTTGCGGGCGGCTGCCAGGGTGGTAACGGATGGGCTGGCGGTAAAGGCGGTAATGGCATTGGCCATGCCATCGGTTTCTGCTTTAAACTTCTGGTAGCCTGGTATGATAAGGTTATCTGCGTAGTTGGTCAGCATGGCCTTGCGGTCATATTCTGAACCGGGGGTTACCTCTTCACTGGAACTGCAGCTGGCTATGGCCGCCAGGCAGGCTAGGGCAGCGGCATAGGTATAGTTTCTTAGTTGAATCATAGGGTAGGGTGAAATAAAAGCAAAGAGCAGCAATTACGGCATTTGAGGTGCCATAACTACTGCTCTAATTATTGTTGAAGGGAAATATAGATCATTTTTAAAGCTGGGATTTTATGTTATCCATACCGTAGGCGGTACTGATCACGTTCACGGCGGCAGTAATGTCAGCGGCGGTGGTGTTGTAGAAGTTGGTGCCAATTTTGGTCATGACTTCATTGTACTGCGCGTCAGAGATCTTACGATCTGTCTTGTACTTCAGGCTCATGATAAACCCAAGGGCTTCAGACAGGTAATGGCTTTTCTTTGCTTGGTCTGCTATGTTGGCTTTGGCGGCATTGAGTTCCAGGATGGCCGAAGCGGCTACAATTCTTTCCCACTCGGTGCGCAGGGTGGCAATGGCGGCGTCTTTGCCTTTTGCATCTTTGGCAGAAATAGCAGCACGTCCTTTCAGGAAAGCATCCATCATGGTTTTGTTGCTACCCAGGCTAGGGTTTACCTGGTTGCTGTAGTTAGCCCAGAACTTAAGGCCGGTCACGTTGGTAGGGAAATCAATTGGGGCCCCGAAATAGCCGAACGCCTCATCAAAATGGTGCTCCAGGGTTGTGCCTTCGCCGGGGGTAACGGTTACGTTATCAACAGAAGGGCCGGTTTTAGAAGGAGTGAGGTAAGACTCAACTGCCTGGAAATAGAACACGGCGCCCATAAGGCCTTTCTGGATCACCTGCCCCGGCTCCACGCCGTTGGCATCTACCAGATATTTTGAGTTTTCAGCGGTGGTTAACAGGCCTGCTTTGCCGTTAAGGGCAGGGGTGCCAGCAGAAAGGCTTGCCCCAGCGGCAACGTTGAAATAATTTTCTATTACGGTTTGTGCAGATAGAATAGTCTTGTCCTTTAACTGCTTGCCCGAAGTGTTCAGAGCGGCGTCAGCGAACGGAGCGTTTGTATTGGCATACATATTCTTCATTTTCTGCGCATCCAAAATCGCCCCGGTGTTTCCGGTTCTCACGTAAGTGTTCAGCTCGGTCAGCATAGCCAGGCGGGCTGTCTGGCCGGAATAATTCACGTTCTGGAAATTATAGGTAGTAGGGATGGTGTAAGAAACCTCATCTTCTTTATCATCTGAACAAGAAGAAAAAAGAGCACATACTGCCAGACCAGCTACGGCCATTGACTTATAAGTAAAAGAGAACATCATTTAAGTGGAGGGTTTATTTAGACTGATTAAAAATATGACGCAAATCTAGTAGCCCCACCTTTATAAGGCAAGCGTTGTTTAGAATAATTTTAAATAAGAGAAGACAAGGGAAAACCTCAAGATTGGTTCTTTACATCTTGCCAACGTCATAATGATGATATGAACTA
This Rufibacter radiotolerans DNA region includes the following protein-coding sequences:
- a CDS encoding DUF4856 domain-containing protein, translating into MMFSFTYKSMAVAGLAVCALFSSCSDDKEDEVSYTIPTTYNFQNVNYSGQTARLAMLTELNTYVRTGNTGAILDAQKMKNMYANTNAPFADAALNTSGKQLKDKTILSAQTVIENYFNVAAGASLSAGTPALNGKAGLLTTAENSKYLVDANGVEPGQVIQKGLMGAVFYFQAVESYLTPSKTGPSVDNVTVTPGEGTTLEHHFDEAFGYFGAPIDFPTNVTGLKFWANYSNQVNPSLGSNKTMMDAFLKGRAAISAKDAKGKDAAIATLRTEWERIVAASAILELNAAKANIADQAKKSHYLSEALGFIMSLKYKTDRKISDAQYNEVMTKIGTNFYNTTAADITAAVNVISTAYGMDNIKSQL
- a CDS encoding imelysin family protein, which gives rise to MIQLRNYTYAAALACLAAIASCSSSEEVTPGSEYDRKAMLTNYADNLIIPGYQKFKAETDGMANAITAFTASPSVTTLAAARKEYQEAYQAWQEVSLYEFGPADEQMLRTNLNIFPTTTSQIESNISAGSYNLQTTANLSAKGFPALDYLLYGQASEAAVVDQYTTATNAANRKKYLQDLTTLVKQAADVTYTGWTTGSYAKNFKESGGTAVGSAVGNLVNQFNFEIDLSKRTKVGIPAGKFTAGTPQPERVEAYYSHTSLALLERNLNAQKAIFLGQTAAGVNGPGLDDYLNHVDAAKKYNGLTLAEVINQQFNAALTALAAVPAPLDQAVNSNLPAVNKLYEELQKLIILTKTDLPAALGVTITYTDNDGD
- a CDS encoding HTTM domain-containing protein, producing the protein MLRNLRTTLSAPVSAAPLAVFRIIFGMMMLGSIVRFMAKGWVQELYVTPKYYFPFYGFEWVKPLGQTGMHLLFILMALSALGILLGLFYRWSAVLFFLSFTYVELIDKTNYLNHYYFVSVVALLMIMVPAHRHFSLDVLRNPSLWVKQVPRWTILIFQLQLGMVYFFAGVAKLNPDWLLEAMPLRYWLPAHTHLPLIGPLLDKLWVAYLFCWFGAFYDLTIPFFLSWRKSRPLAYVTVVVFHVLTAVLFQIGMFPYIMMMSTLVFFSADFHEKVLQFLRGLARSKPVFASAPVPYSKPIPGLVMGFLALHFVVQVLVPWRFLLYPDNLFWTEQGYRFSWRVMLMEKTGTAFFYVRDPRTGQETEINNRDYLTVNQEKMVATQPDMLLQYAHLLRDAFKAKGLPNPQVRAEAYVAMNGRGSRLLIDPQFNLANAQESFRHKPWILPFAEKAPQPTAAGQTK
- a CDS encoding TonB-dependent receptor domain-containing protein; the protein is MRLLLTFLFLIGSLQLTLAQTYSITGSITNTATNQAPAEAEVLLVNNGTFAKADRKGNYQIKNLKAGTYTLTAFSLGLTTQTQEITITNADVTLEFALKPLEGTIGEVKVNSERAKDLGVSRLRSTEGTAIYEAKKTEVINMRDVTGNLATNNSRQVFAKVAGLNIWESDGAGLQLGIGGRGLSPNRTSNFNTRQNGYDISADALGYPESYYTPPTEALDRIEVVRGAASLQYGTQFGGMLNFVMKEAPEEKSFELVSRQTGGSFGLFSSFNSVAAQKGQFHFYGFYQYKRGDGWRPNSGFNVHTAFGSLHYQPSEKLEVKLDYTYMDYLAQQPGGLTDAAFAADPRQSVRDRNWFAVNWNLLSLSLDYRLGERTKLNVRNFGLVAERKALGYLEKINRPDPMGERLLLKDKFRNFGNETRLIHRYTLLGHSSTFLVGTRYYHGFTDQKQGNGSAGSGPDFRYYPDNGNPSLSDYDYPSRNLAVFTENIFNITSKLSVTPGLRYEWIRTRAQGRYDVENRDQAGNILLEERVQENRLNTRGLVLFGLGISFKPSDQLEVYGNFSQNYRAINFNDMRIVNANIRIDQNLQDEKGYSLDLGTRGGIAEVVNFDISLFNLVYDNRIGLRPQKDEVLYTNYLLRTNIGKSRNRGVETFVEADVLKLFFGKEHKTSLSVFSNLTLVDADYLIEEEIFKGKKVELAPAVIAKTGTSFKKGNFKLSYQYAYTSEQYTDASNSISEPTAVFGKIPAYWVMDLSGSYTYKRFTLETGLNNLTDNRYFTRRATAYPGPGIIPSDARNYYVTLQFKL